One window of the Triticum dicoccoides isolate Atlit2015 ecotype Zavitan chromosome 3B, WEW_v2.0, whole genome shotgun sequence genome contains the following:
- the LOC119280528 gene encoding uncharacterized protein LOC119280528 codes for MVSWSDSESTEGSAAQYISSDDSPLKIPATIDDPSFEGLADDLNVFCEHGNPGRKYVAFEGISTGRRFIACATEGVGNCGLVQWVDEHLPEHLQNAIHKLWLMYEHSQHDNKMACLEHSSTETYEKLVEDVNNLLDYKDSQPEVNQKNDAENISVCVESSMTKDAEIKKLKVVVVQLKQIHVAQATLIRNLKFKHLKEKEKLSSDKRMLEICYADLKKEKDDLKKEKDKLDCCIAELMKVKEKLTMEKSTLASCIVELKTAGDSNKRKLHQIKSICDED; via the exons ATGGTGTCCTGGAGCGATAGTGAGAGCACTGAGGGCTCCGCCGCGCAGTACATCTCCTCCGATGACTCCCCTCTCAAG ATCCCAGCTACAATTGATGATCCGTCATTCGAGGGTCTTGCTGATGACTTGAATGTGTTTTGTGAGCATGGGAATCCAGGGAGGAAATATGTTGCATTTGAGGGGATAAGCACTGGTAGGAGGTTCATTGCATGTGCCACTGAA GGTGTTGGAAATTGTGGATTAGTACAGTGGGTAGATGAGCATTTGCCAGAGCATCTGCAGAATGCTATTCATAAGCTGTGGCTTATGTATGAGCATAGCCAGCATGATAACAAGATGGCATGCCTGGAGCATTCAAGCACT GAGACATATGAGAAGCTTGTTGAAGATGTGAATAACCTATTGGATTATAAGGATAGCCAGCCTGAGGTAAACCAAAAGAATGATGCTGAGAACATTTCAGTGTGTGTGGAAAGCAGCATGACAAAGGATGCTGAGATCAAGAAATTGAAGGTTGTTGTTGTCCAGTTAAAGCAAATTCATGTAGCTCAAGCCACTCTCATTAGGAATTTGAAGTTCAAGCATCTTAAAGAGAAGGAAAAGTTGAGCTCTGATAAGAGGATGTTGGAGATTTGCTATGCTGacctgaagaaagagaaggatgacctgaagaaagagaaggataaGCTGGATTGTTGCATTGCTGAGCTGATGAAAGTGAAGGAGAAGTTGACCATGGAGAAGAGCACTCTTGCTTCctgcattgttgagctgaagacAGCAGGTGATAGCAACAAGAGGAAGCTTCACCAGATCAAGTCTATTTGTGATGAGGACTAA
- the LOC119279093 gene encoding putative E3 ubiquitin-protein ligase SINA-like 6: protein MKEGESRATRVSAKEVKSESEKGEVTMQDEGEAGDALVAVESMAPTQIDVRMDVTLLHCQGCLLPLKLPVFKCDAVGHVVCYYCRAGHRTVCSRANTHCGQLDKVVGAAKVPCPYKAFGCERYVVFHEAADHQRVCLSAPCTCPESACAFMGSRAMLVDHFAADHQRPAVTVRYGRSWSLSFSLSHGWHLLVGEEDRSVFLVSLCLLGAGTAVSLMCIRPDGEAETGPRFWCKLSIERRGGDKDYDLVLMTSPVISNALSTCAPALGQGMFLVVPQELLSGDMLTLSVRIDLIPPAAVAPKSTTPQARVPRRMQ from the exons ATGAAGGAAGGGGAGAGTCGTGCAACAAGGGTGAGTGCCAAGGAGGTGAAGTCGGAGTCGGAGAAAGGGGAGGTGACGATGCAGGACGAAGGCGAAGCAGGGGATGCGTTGGTGGCGGTGGAATCCATGGCACCGACGCAGATCGACGTGAGGATGGACGTGACACTCCTCCATTGCCAGGGCTGCCTCCTCCCCCTCAAGCTCCCCGTGTTCAAG TGCGATGCCGTAGGGCACGTAGTGTGCTACTACTGCCGTGCCGGGCACCGCACCGTCTGCAGCCGTGCCAACACCCACTGCGGCCAGCTGGACAAGGTGGTCGGCGCCGCCAAGGTGCCATGCCCCTACAAGGCGTTCGGCTGCGAGCGCTACGTGGTGTTCCATGAGGCTGCGGACCACCAGCGCGTGTGCCTGTCCGCGCCCTGCACCTGCCCGGAGTCCGCATGCGCTTTCATGGGCTCCCGCGCGATGCTGGTCGACCACTTCGCCGCCGATCACCAGCGCCCCGCCGTCACGGTCCGCTATGGCCGGTCTTGGAGCCTAAGCTTCTCCCTGTCGCACGGCTGGCACCTGCTCGTCGGGGAGGAGGACCGCAGCGTGTTCCTCGTCTCCCTCTGCCTGCTCGGTGCGGGCACCGCCGTGTCACTGATGTGCATCAGGCCGGACGGCGAGGCTGAGACGGGGCCCCGGTTCTGGTGCAAGCTCTCCATTGAGCGTCGTGGCGGCGACAAGGACTACGACCTAGTTCTCATGACCTCGCCGGTGATCAGCAACGCGCTGTCCACGTGCGCGCCGGCGTTGGGCCAGGGGATGTTCTTGGTGGTGCCCCAGGAGCTGCTCTCCGGCGACATGCTCACCCTCAGCGTCCGGATCGATCTGATCCCACCTGCCGCCGTCGCTCCCAAGTCAACTACACCGCAGGCCAGGGTGCCGCGGAGGATGCAGTGA